Proteins encoded within one genomic window of Heptranchias perlo isolate sHepPer1 chromosome 35, sHepPer1.hap1, whole genome shotgun sequence:
- the LOC137302015 gene encoding ferritin heavy chain, oocyte isoform-like has translation MVSQVCQNYHKECEDGVNKQINMELYSSYVYLSMSYYFDRDDVALRHFAEFFKEQSHEEREHAEKLLKFQNQRGGRIILEDIKKPEQDEWGNGLEVMQRALQMEKDVNQSLLDLHKLSTERTDPRLCDFLETHYLDEQVKMIKKLGDHITNLKRLGAPENGMGVYLFDKHTLGEE, from the exons ATGGTTTCCCAAGTGTGTCagaactaccacaaggagtgtgaggatggtgtcaacaagcagatcaatatggagctctattcctcctatgtttaccTCTCCATG tcctattactttgaccgggatgatgttgccctgcgtcactttgctgagttcttcaaggagcagtcacatgaggaacgggagcatgctgagaaactgctgaaattccagaatcagcgtggaggccgaatcatcttggaggacatcaag aagccagagcaggatgagtggggcaatggtctggaggtgatgcagagagctctgcagatggagaaggatgtgaaccagagtctgctggatctgcacaaactgtccactgagaggacagaccctcgT ttgtgtgacttcctggagacccactacttggatgaacaagtgaagatgatcaagaagcttggagatcacatcaccaacctgaagagactgggagcccctgagaatggcatgggagtgtacctgtttgacaagcacaCCCTGGGGGAGGAGTGA